TGTAATTGGTGTTTAATGAATCGACATTTTGATGTTTCATACCAAGTTGTACCTATTGGACATTTGCGTTTCATAATTAATCACTAGCAGTATTTTCAAAACTTGAATTCCATTGTTTTGATCAACGTCTTATCATGAAAACTGCAACTAACACTATTCCAATTTGAACTGCAACAGAGAAAATAAACTCGTTATTGTCAACTCCATAATAAAATATCAAAAGATTTGAAAATTCTTCAGTCAACTCCTCTCGCTTGCAAAAATAACCGAATCTATGATTGTTACTGGAACTACGACTGTCAAAATAATGATAAGAATCTATTTTCTCAATTTTTAATGTGATATGCTGCATACATATCCATAATTTGAATGATTCAAAATATGGTTTGAGTTTTCAGATTAACTTTATCCTTTGCAGGCATGAATTTATGATATTATGAGGCTTAATTAGAATTGCTAATCAAAACAATGTTTGAAAACTCGTGTATAGTTTTCACTAATCAATTTAGAAAAATGGAAAACAATTCGTCTCTATATGACGATTGTTAGTTTGACGCGATTATCGTCTTTTTGCAGTTTTTCTCTTTGGAGCTGCTTTCTTAACAGTACGTTTTGCTTTACTTGCAGTTTTTCTCTTTGGAGCTGCTTTCTTAACAGTACGTTTTGCTTTACTTGCAGTTTTTCTCTTTGGAGCTGCTTTCTTAACAGTACGTTTTGCTTTAGCTGCAGTTCTTTTTACTGCTTTCTTAACAGTACGTTTTGCTTTAGCTGCAGTTTTTCTCTTTGGAGCTGCTTTCTTAACAGTACGTTTTGCTTTAGCTGCAGTTCTTTTTACTGCTTTCTTAACAGTACGTTTTGCTTTACTTGCAGCTTTTCTTTTTGTAGCCATTAAC
This genomic window from Nitrosopumilus ureiphilus contains:
- a CDS encoding histone, whose translation is MATKRKAASKAKRTVKKAVKRTAAKAKRTVKKAAPKRKTAAKAKRTVKKAVKRTAAKAKRTVKKAAPKRKTASKAKRTVKKAAPKRKTASKAKRTVKKAAPKRKTAKRR